From the genome of Methanobacterium petrolearium, one region includes:
- a CDS encoding diacylglycerol/polyprenol kinase family protein — protein sequence MEKELWRQLIHASGVFIVILSYFLTPQILILLCVAILVFVEVVFRLDHHYHVPLFSAIFRVTKRQNDEKGFIYFFIGIILTLYFFQFNIAIANAAILILLFGDSASTIIGKRFGKTKLPFQPHKTLEGSLAFLIVGFLVSLTQIHIIPAFVGALAGMVTEAYSPVDDNVPIPLVSALLISLVVYSII from the coding sequence ATGGAAAAAGAACTTTGGAGACAACTGATACACGCATCAGGTGTCTTCATCGTTATTTTAAGCTACTTCCTAACCCCACAAATTCTGATACTGCTGTGCGTAGCCATCCTGGTCTTTGTGGAGGTAGTGTTCCGCCTGGATCACCACTACCATGTGCCCCTTTTTTCTGCTATTTTTAGGGTTACCAAACGCCAAAATGATGAAAAAGGATTTATCTACTTTTTTATTGGTATTATTCTCACTCTTTATTTTTTCCAGTTCAATATAGCAATTGCCAATGCTGCCATCCTTATCCTGCTCTTTGGAGACTCAGCATCCACCATAATCGGTAAAAGGTTCGGTAAAACTAAATTACCTTTCCAGCCCCATAAAACCCTGGAGGGAAGTCTGGCCTTCTTGATAGTTGGATTCCTGGTTTCCCTCACCCAAATACATATTATTCCTGCCTTTGTAGGTGCGTTGGCTGGAATGGTGACTGAGGCTTATAGTCCTGTTGATGATAACGTGCCTATACCTCTGGTGTCTGCTCTGCTGATTAGTCTAGTAGTTTATAGCATTATATGA
- a CDS encoding ABC transporter permease, which yields MKTRKKINTMKISTTILKIMALSMKEARDILQNKIYILVVFVQIFIIMGAVGLVAVAAVASDPALMDQVGITSALNVGLPEDLKGSTLAQYFEDEKLTLNYYKTTEEAQKLLGNKLVAVVDVSPSGEVVAQMDYSNAFYPVASTKINNAVEKFNIEKRLKNAGLNQSQVNIIQNPVNLQIIKINQDNEAKILLDSSYFVELIYGFIIPFILLLPFFLASNIVTDSVVGEKERKTFEVLLMTPMSSYMIIIGKTLPILLFSLIQSLLWMGFLDILRVPIYNPVLLFLVLFFIGLGFIGVGIFISMLVDSTKEANSAITLVLVFATFILFIPLFIKSDIFQGVFNFIPTVLMVKLASSPTIKPEIMLYLLPTLVVSFLIFIGTVRSFKHERAIRL from the coding sequence TTGAAAACTCGCAAAAAAATTAATACCATGAAGATCTCCACCACAATATTGAAAATAATGGCATTATCCATGAAAGAGGCCAGGGACATCCTACAAAACAAGATTTACATATTGGTTGTATTTGTCCAGATCTTCATAATAATGGGTGCCGTGGGATTGGTAGCAGTGGCTGCAGTGGCCAGTGACCCGGCCCTCATGGACCAGGTTGGGATAACATCCGCCCTGAATGTAGGTTTACCAGAGGATCTGAAAGGATCCACACTGGCACAGTACTTCGAGGATGAAAAACTGACCCTGAACTATTACAAAACTACAGAAGAAGCACAAAAGTTATTAGGGAATAAATTGGTGGCAGTTGTTGATGTTTCTCCATCAGGAGAAGTTGTGGCCCAAATGGACTATTCCAACGCTTTCTATCCAGTGGCATCTACCAAGATCAACAATGCCGTTGAAAAGTTCAACATAGAAAAAAGACTGAAAAACGCAGGTTTAAACCAAAGCCAGGTAAATATCATTCAAAACCCCGTGAACCTCCAAATAATCAAAATTAACCAGGACAACGAAGCCAAGATATTATTAGACAGTTCATACTTCGTGGAATTAATTTACGGTTTCATAATCCCATTCATCCTCCTTCTACCATTCTTCCTGGCCAGTAACATTGTAACCGACAGTGTGGTGGGTGAAAAAGAGAGGAAAACCTTTGAAGTCTTATTAATGACTCCCATGTCCAGTTACATGATTATAATTGGCAAAACATTACCCATATTATTGTTTTCCCTCATACAAAGCCTGCTGTGGATGGGATTTTTAGATATTTTACGGGTGCCCATATACAACCCGGTCCTTCTGTTTTTAGTGTTATTCTTCATTGGATTGGGATTCATAGGGGTGGGCATATTCATATCCATGCTGGTGGACAGCACCAAAGAAGCCAACTCTGCCATAACCCTGGTACTGGTATTTGCCACTTTCATTCTCTTCATACCACTATTCATCAAATCAGACATCTTTCAGGGAGTTTTCAACTTCATACCCACAGTTTTAATGGTAAAACTAGCATCATCACCCACAATTAAACCAGAAATCATGCTTTATTTACTACCTACCCTGGTAGTCTCTTTTTTAATATTCATAGGAACAGTCAGATCCTTCAAACATGAAAGAGCCATCAGATTATAA
- a CDS encoding ABC transporter ATP-binding protein, translating into MTDILNIKEVWKTYKMGAEKINALQGVNFKVEKGGFLAVMGPSGSGKSTLLHLAGILDLPTEGDVFIGGENVSNLSGKKQAHLRRTQIGFVFQRFNLLSQLTALENVMLPMMKPDKEKAREILDRVGLKGKYNRLPTQLSGGEEQRVAIARSLANDPLLILADEPTGELDTTNSKMIMELLGDLNQEGMTIIIVTHDPMAAEYAQKTVQMRDGKIYE; encoded by the coding sequence ATGACTGATATACTTAACATTAAAGAAGTATGGAAAACTTACAAAATGGGTGCTGAGAAGATCAACGCTCTGCAGGGAGTCAATTTCAAGGTAGAAAAAGGTGGTTTTCTAGCAGTCATGGGACCATCAGGTTCAGGCAAGTCTACTCTACTTCATCTGGCAGGTATACTGGATTTACCAACCGAAGGAGATGTATTCATTGGGGGTGAAAATGTAAGTAACCTATCCGGGAAGAAACAGGCTCATCTGAGAAGAACCCAGATCGGATTTGTTTTCCAGCGTTTTAACCTTTTAAGCCAGTTAACTGCATTGGAAAATGTGATGTTACCTATGATGAAACCGGATAAGGAAAAAGCCCGGGAAATACTGGATCGTGTTGGACTGAAAGGGAAATACAACCGGTTACCCACCCAGTTATCTGGTGGAGAAGAACAGAGAGTGGCTATAGCCCGTTCCTTGGCCAATGATCCCCTGTTAATACTGGCAGATGAACCCACTGGTGAACTGGACACCACCAACAGTAAGATGATCATGGAACTGTTGGGCGACCTTAACCAGGAGGGCATGACCATCATCATCGTCACCCACGACCCTATGGCAGCAGAATACGCCCAAAAAACCGTCCAAATGAGAGATGGGAAGATATACGAATAA
- a CDS encoding ABC transporter permease yields the protein MSIYRLSFKNLKRRKLRSALTMLGIIIGVGTLVLLIGAGTGMQSYIKEQTETMMGDVSIYNSSGGGYMGSGDSYLDQETVSKIKNMSQLYDFKEEVQFTTDMDKTPIYVVGMSDWDQVKINGTHGVVINQFLVDTFGYKIGSNITIKDQDFTVTGITQQSTGMGMGIVYLDIDKALPLNDNKVSSITASARGDPETAKNDVENQIPDTMAMTQSDFTQQIDDLMNGIMLFIGAIASIGLIVGVISIVNIMLVNVTERTREIGVLKAIGFTNREVLGSILMEAGLLGFIGALIGLILAAILLQLGIILFGPQLGMEDMSLTYMLPAWLILAVVGGATVLSVLAGLYPAWRASRLNVVEALRYD from the coding sequence ATGAGTATTTACAGACTTTCATTTAAAAATCTTAAGCGGAGAAAGCTCAGAAGTGCCCTGACCATGCTGGGCATAATAATTGGAGTGGGCACCCTGGTACTACTCATAGGTGCCGGTACTGGAATGCAATCCTACATTAAGGAACAAACCGAAACCATGATGGGAGATGTTTCAATATACAACAGTTCCGGAGGAGGATACATGGGTAGTGGAGATTCTTATCTGGATCAGGAAACTGTCTCTAAAATTAAAAACATGTCCCAACTTTACGATTTTAAAGAAGAAGTTCAGTTCACCACTGATATGGATAAAACACCCATATATGTGGTGGGGATGTCTGACTGGGACCAGGTGAAAATAAACGGTACCCATGGTGTAGTTATTAACCAATTCTTAGTTGACACCTTTGGTTACAAAATTGGCAGCAACATCACCATTAAAGACCAGGACTTCACAGTAACTGGTATAACCCAACAGAGCACTGGTATGGGTATGGGCATAGTATATCTGGACATAGACAAAGCTCTACCATTAAACGATAACAAAGTGTCCAGCATCACAGCCAGTGCCAGGGGAGACCCTGAAACCGCGAAAAATGACGTGGAAAACCAGATTCCAGATACCATGGCCATGACTCAATCTGACTTCACCCAACAGATCGATGACCTGATGAATGGTATAATGCTATTCATCGGAGCCATTGCCAGCATAGGCCTCATCGTGGGAGTCATAAGTATTGTGAACATAATGCTGGTGAATGTAACCGAGAGAACCCGGGAAATAGGTGTTTTAAAGGCCATAGGATTCACCAACCGGGAAGTACTGGGCAGCATACTCATGGAAGCCGGACTGTTAGGTTTTATTGGTGCACTTATTGGATTAATACTGGCAGCCATACTACTACAACTAGGAATAATTCTATTCGGCCCACAACTGGGAATGGAAGACATGTCCCTAACCTACATGCTTCCGGCCTGGTTAATATTGGCTGTAGTGGGTGGTGCCACAGTTTTAAGTGTTTTAGCTGGTTTATACCCTGCCTGGAGGGCATCCAGGCTCAATGTAGTGGAGGCGTTGCGCTATGACTGA
- a CDS encoding helix-turn-helix transcriptional regulator — MKTKIKKYRKELKMTQEELAEAVDVTRQTIIALEQGRYNPSLVLAYRIKNALKREYIEEVFELEVFL, encoded by the coding sequence ATGAAAACAAAAATTAAAAAGTACAGAAAAGAGCTTAAAATGACTCAGGAAGAGTTGGCAGAAGCTGTAGATGTCACCAGGCAGACAATCATAGCTTTGGAACAGGGAAGGTATAATCCTTCCCTTGTATTAGCTTACAGAATAAAAAACGCTTTGAAGAGAGAATATATTGAAGAAGTATTTGAATTAGAAGTTTTCCTATAA
- a CDS encoding ABC transporter permease, with protein MNMNFFTITRWEFKNTLKSKKFILIFFMQLSVLFMLIIMFNSFETSIQSEGAISLTPSLTDFATLDVDDEGRLFEKRINPEILKVYPTNGNQSLERLETGQTDGFYNVSSDSIIQVQKGEIVDTTLYLDYSDPKRSVIRDEINTTTQTLSTALTSSYLQSVSPQNNSNVSGVKEEKTGESLPMQLIKKVMLAVLLFLPLFLFGNIIIDSVVGEKERKTGEILVAMPISSVEILLGKGLAVVAISALQVAMWIIVLIGAGFSIHNVILVYLMVVFTAIPIVGLTSIIAAYAKNYKEAGIGISFAYIIVVGFLIVPALAYISKESYSANISPMTTVMRLFTGDNISTPEILLPVIFVLIMSVITFWIAAYLFKRDDILFGPRPGPLSLLLQISGVKKQFK; from the coding sequence ATGAACATGAATTTTTTCACCATTACTCGCTGGGAGTTTAAAAACACTCTTAAGAGTAAGAAGTTCATTTTAATATTCTTCATGCAGTTATCAGTCCTATTCATGTTAATTATAATGTTCAACTCCTTTGAAACCAGCATACAATCAGAGGGGGCCATATCATTAACACCTTCACTCACAGATTTCGCCACACTGGATGTTGATGATGAGGGGCGCTTATTTGAAAAAAGAATAAACCCGGAAATACTTAAAGTATACCCCACCAATGGTAACCAATCTTTGGAGCGCCTTGAAACTGGTCAAACCGATGGGTTCTACAATGTTTCATCTGATTCAATTATTCAGGTACAAAAAGGAGAAATAGTGGACACCACACTCTATTTGGACTATTCAGATCCCAAAAGAAGTGTGATTAGGGATGAGATTAACACCACTACCCAAACCCTTTCAACAGCCTTAACCAGTTCTTACCTCCAATCAGTTAGTCCTCAAAACAACAGCAACGTCAGTGGTGTTAAAGAGGAAAAAACTGGCGAATCACTACCCATGCAACTTATTAAAAAGGTGATGCTCGCCGTACTTCTATTTCTGCCTCTGTTCCTTTTTGGTAACATAATCATTGACAGTGTAGTTGGGGAAAAGGAGCGCAAAACCGGTGAAATACTCGTAGCAATGCCCATATCCTCTGTGGAGATTTTGTTGGGTAAAGGGCTGGCTGTGGTGGCCATATCAGCCCTGCAAGTGGCCATGTGGATAATCGTTCTTATTGGTGCAGGTTTTTCCATACACAACGTGATCCTGGTTTATCTTATGGTGGTATTCACTGCCATACCCATAGTGGGACTCACCTCCATCATAGCTGCCTACGCAAAAAACTATAAAGAAGCAGGCATAGGAATCAGTTTTGCCTACATCATTGTGGTGGGGTTTTTAATCGTTCCTGCACTGGCATATATTTCCAAAGAAAGTTATTCGGCCAATATTTCACCAATGACCACAGTAATGCGATTATTTACAGGAGATAATATTAGCACGCCAGAAATCCTTCTACCGGTGATCTTTGTACTTATAATGAGTGTGATAACCTTTTGGATCGCTGCTTATTTATTCAAAAGGGATGATATCTTGTTTGGGCCCCGGCCCGGACCTTTATCACTTTTACTTCAGATTAGTGGGGTTAAAAAGCAATTTAAATAA